The following are encoded together in the Humulus lupulus chromosome 5, drHumLupu1.1, whole genome shotgun sequence genome:
- the LOC133778171 gene encoding protein DMR6-LIKE OXYGENASE 2-like isoform X2 — MAITNKLLLTDLASEAKYVPSNYVRPLSDRPNLSAVESSAAHSIPLIDLQDLHGPNHSQVIQQIGQACQVDGFFQVKNHGIAEEIVETMLRIAKEFFQMPEAERLKSYSDDPTKTTRLSTSFNVKTEKVSNWRDFLRLYCHPLEDYVHEWPSNPPSFREDVAKYCTSVRELVLRILGAISESLGLKRDSIEKALGKHGQHMALNYYPQCPEPELTYGLPGHTDPNLITVLLQDQVPGLQVLKNGKWVAVNPIPNTFIINIGDQMQWIKIRDQKDTSHFDFRCTKVSAGTENMLDIVQKQIE; from the exons ATGGCTATCACTAACAAGCTTCTTCTCACCGACTTAGCTTCCGAAGCCAAATATGTTCCCTCAAACTATGTCCGCCCACTCTCCGACCGCCCTAACCTCTCCGCAGTCGAATCCTCCGCCGCTCACTCCATCCCTCTCATTGATCTTCAGGACCTCCATGGCCCCAACCACTCCCAAGTCATCCAACAAATTGGCCAAGCTTGTCAAGTCGACGGTTTCTTTCAG GTTAAAAACCATGGAATAGCAGAGGAGATAGTAGAAACTATGTTGAGAATAGCAAAGGAGTTTTTCCAGATGCCGGAGGCGGAGAGGTTGAAGAGTTACTCCGACGACCCCACGAAAACCACCAGACTTTCAACCAGTTTCAACGTCAAGACTGAAAAAGTCTCAAATTGGAGGGATTTTTTAAGGCTCTATTGCCACCCTCTTGAAGATTATGTCCATGAATGGCCCTCTAACCCACCTTCCTTTAG GGAAGACGTAGCCAAGTACTGCACGAGTGTGAGAGAACTAGTTCTGAGAATATTGGGGGCCATATCAGAGAGCTTAGGACTGAAAAGAGACTCCATTGAAAAGGCTTTAGGCAAGCATGGTCAACACATGGCCTTGAATTACTACCCACAATGTCCTGAGCCAGAGCTCACTTATGGATTACCTGGTCACACTGATCCCAATCTGATTACGGTCCTTCTTCAAGACCAAGTTCCTGGACTGCAAGTGCTTAAGAATGGAAAATGGGTCGCAGTCAATCCTATTCCCAACACTTTTATTATCAACATAGGAGATCAAATGCAG TGGATCAAGATTCGGGATCAAAAGGACACAAGTCATTTTGATTTTAGGTGCACAAAAGTTTCCGCGGGGACAGAAAATATGTTAGATATAGTACAAAAACAAATCGAATAA
- the LOC133778171 gene encoding protein DMR6-LIKE OXYGENASE 2-like isoform X1 gives MAITNKLLLTDLASEAKYVPSNYVRPLSDRPNLSAVESSAAHSIPLIDLQDLHGPNHSQVIQQIGQACQVDGFFQVKNHGIAEEIVETMLRIAKEFFQMPEAERLKSYSDDPTKTTRLSTSFNVKTEKVSNWRDFLRLYCHPLEDYVHEWPSNPPSFREDVAKYCTSVRELVLRILGAISESLGLKRDSIEKALGKHGQHMALNYYPQCPEPELTYGLPGHTDPNLITVLLQDQVPGLQVLKNGKWVAVNPIPNTFIINIGDQMQVISNDRYKSVLHRAVVNSSMERLSVPTFYCPSPDAIVEPAKDLINEQNPAVYRSFTYADYYQKFWDRGLATECCLDLFKTDHKSM, from the exons ATGGCTATCACTAACAAGCTTCTTCTCACCGACTTAGCTTCCGAAGCCAAATATGTTCCCTCAAACTATGTCCGCCCACTCTCCGACCGCCCTAACCTCTCCGCAGTCGAATCCTCCGCCGCTCACTCCATCCCTCTCATTGATCTTCAGGACCTCCATGGCCCCAACCACTCCCAAGTCATCCAACAAATTGGCCAAGCTTGTCAAGTCGACGGTTTCTTTCAG GTTAAAAACCATGGAATAGCAGAGGAGATAGTAGAAACTATGTTGAGAATAGCAAAGGAGTTTTTCCAGATGCCGGAGGCGGAGAGGTTGAAGAGTTACTCCGACGACCCCACGAAAACCACCAGACTTTCAACCAGTTTCAACGTCAAGACTGAAAAAGTCTCAAATTGGAGGGATTTTTTAAGGCTCTATTGCCACCCTCTTGAAGATTATGTCCATGAATGGCCCTCTAACCCACCTTCCTTTAG GGAAGACGTAGCCAAGTACTGCACGAGTGTGAGAGAACTAGTTCTGAGAATATTGGGGGCCATATCAGAGAGCTTAGGACTGAAAAGAGACTCCATTGAAAAGGCTTTAGGCAAGCATGGTCAACACATGGCCTTGAATTACTACCCACAATGTCCTGAGCCAGAGCTCACTTATGGATTACCTGGTCACACTGATCCCAATCTGATTACGGTCCTTCTTCAAGACCAAGTTCCTGGACTGCAAGTGCTTAAGAATGGAAAATGGGTCGCAGTCAATCCTATTCCCAACACTTTTATTATCAACATAGGAGATCAAATGCAG GTGATTAGCAACGATCGGTATAAGAGTGTGCTTCATCGAGCTGTGGTAAACAGTAGCATGGAGCGTTTATCAGTGCCAACTTTCTACTGTCCATCCCCAGATGCCATTGTAGAGCCAGCCAAGGATCTGATCAATGAACAAAATCCAGCAGTGTATAGGAGCTTCACCTATGCAGATTACTATCAGAAATTCTGGGACAGAGGACTCGCCACTGAATGCTGCTTAGACTTGTTTAAAACTGATCATAAATCCATGTAG